Part of the Pseudomonas abietaniphila genome is shown below.
GCAGCGGTATTCGCATCGCCTTCGTTTTGGCCAGGCTTGTTGTGGCGGACATACGTTTCAAGCGCGCCGCGCATGAAATCCATGAAACGCGGCAGGATTTCCCGATTGTTCTGGTGCAGCTGATTGACGATTCCTGCGCCTGTGTGAAACGCCATGAGGGTCTGCGACACCATGGCTTTCATCTGCTGCGCGAATGGCCAGGCGGGACCAGCCCTGAGCACCAGCAGCTTGCCCTCCAGCAGAAACGGTAACTGACGTAAATCCAGCTTTGAAAGATAGTCACGACGTTGTGCGGCAGGCATGGACGCGAGCGTGGCTTCAAAGATTGCACTGAATTGCCGGATATCCGCATTCACCCGTTGCTGTTCATGGAAAGCGCGAGGGTAGATCACAGAGAGGTCCGGCCACTGTGCCAGACGGTTACTCGCGAGCCAAAGCGTCTGGTTGAGTGCAGGTTGATAAACCGTCAAAAAACGCGGGTCAGCACCGATACCCAGCCGTTTTTTTATCCGATCCGCTTGTTGCGGCAATTGAACCAGCGTTGCGTGATAGTGGTTGAGGGTGTCGAAGTGACGGGAAGAAATGAGTGCGTCTTGCATGGTGGGGTCTTCCATGTACACCGACAACAATGACGGCTCTTGAGCCGCCATTGTCCGGAGCATGAGCGGGCGTTAACGCACCGTCTCTAAGTAGCTGATCAGCGACTGCGCCGCGTTAACGAAACGGGTTTCCTTGTCGTCATGTTCTGCATTTTCGTTCGAGACCAACCGATCGAATTGCTCGACGGAGTGCTCAACTTTTACCAGTTCCTGGGTGACTGAGGTGTACTCGGCATACAGGTTGAGAACCGAGTCGACCAGCACGATTTTGTGCCCGGCTTCCGTTTGCTTTGCTTCTACGCGACCACGTGCCTCTGCCTCGACTTTAATCCTGGCAATGACGCGTTCCCGCTCCTTGTACATTTCGAGGTAGTTGAGGTTTCGGCCAATGCCTTCCAGCACCTTTTGCATGTGCGCAATGGCGAGTTTCACCAGCTCTGCTTCTGGCGGACTCACACCCAGGTTGTTCACGCTTTCCGCCGACAGCAATGCGTCTTTGGCGATATCGGTAAACCCGGTTTTTTCCAGCGGCAGCATGCCGTCGGTCAACGTCTTACGGTCGATTTCGAGGGTGGCCATGCGGGTGTCGATCGCCGTGATTTCGTCATCGAAGCCCTGAGCTTCCGCTTTCAGGTCCGGTGTATAGGCGATGAGCTGTTCGGTGTTCAGCGTGAGTCCCCGTAGCTCGGACATCTGTTTTTGCAGTTGGGCCAGGTAGTCTTTGTATTTTTTCACGACCGTACTTAATTCAAGCTCTCGGATGTGCAGGTTATCGTCTTGATCCTCGCCATCCGTCAACTTCGGGTATTCACCGCGCAGTTTATTAAGCTGCTTCAGCGACTTGGTCAGGTGGATGATCACGGTCTCCGTCTGGCTCCGGATATTTGCGCGGCCCAGGGAAGCCGTCTTGTGCAGTTTTTCCCACTTGGTCTGAACGCCTGGAAGAAAAGAGGTAACACCGAAGGCATACCGCGCAGTCGCGTCCAGTTTGATCATCTGCGCCAAGCTGTTGTCCAGAATCGAGGCGTCGGGATGAGAGAATTCTATTTCACTGTGGATGTTATAAATAGTCATGATTGAATCACTGATTAATTAATAAGATTTTTTTAAGTCTTTGCCCATTTCTGCGTCCGCCTCGGCGAAGACGCTCAACAGTTGATCGGCTTCTTCCGCGATCAACTTCCAAGGAGCGACAACTTGCTCGAAGTGGTACACAAATAGAGTGGCGCGCATGGCATCATCGATGCGTTCCGACTCTTCTCTGGATTGCAGGGCGTAGGTATGAAGCTTGTTCCAGAGTGTGATCAGGTTTTTGGTGGCACAATCTGCTTCGATGGTCAGCATTTCCAGATCTTGCAAATCGGCTTTGATATAGCCCAAACGACCGAGAATAATGTCCATCTCGTACATTTCATTGATCTTCTGGTCGCGCTTTACTTTGAGCTCGTTCCGCTCTTTGCGGATTTTTTCCGCCTCGACGCCGAAATAGATCGCCATGCCCAGGCCTACGACGTTCAGACCGGCCGCAGATTCCAGCGACGACATGACGGTTTTCTTGTACGCGGCACTCTTTTCGTCGATTTCCTTATTCAGGTCATCGATTTCTTTCTGAAGTCTTACGATGTTTGCCTTGAGTGGCGAGTTTTCGATGGCCACCAATTGAAGCGCAATCGCAGGACGAACCTCATTCGACAAGTCGTCGCCGTAGCTCGCCAAATCGTCCTTCAACTGGTTGGTGCGGGCTTCGTGATCGGCAACCTTGGTAATGATCCTGTCCAGAAGGTGCCCGAAATCGATCGCTGCGTCGGCGTCGTCTGCATCGAACTCAATGCCCGGAAACGCGTCGCCCATCTCGATCTGAACACGCTTTAAATCTTCCAGCGTCTTGATGCCCAGCTGCCGCAATGTCTGTGCGCTTTTAATGTCGGAAATAACGCTTTGTATAGAATCGCCGTACGTCAGCATTTGCGCGGCAAAGACTTTGAGTTCACCGCTCACGTTTTTTACGCGTTGTTGCAGCGGGTTCCAGCGCAGTGCGTGATTGCGAACCACAGTAAAGCAGCGAGCGAAATCGGCAGGCGCCAATCCCGGGCCTGCGATGGTCTCGCTGCTATAACCCAGGTAAGCAATAACCTTGCTGATCTCGGTGGGCAGGTTGAGGGCTTTCTTTTCATAACGATGGAGATCAATGATCTGATCTTTTGTGAGAATCAAACCTTTGGGGCGGACACTGTTTTCCAACGTTCCCAAAGAAGCGTGCATCAGCGTCTCTGACGCCGTGATGGTCTCTTCTATGACGTCGGGTTGGGTGGAGGTGTTCATCTTCAGCTATCCTGTCTGAGTAATTAACAAGCCTTCCTGGCTTGATATAAAACATGCGATATAACAACTGTTTAGTTGTTATTAAGAAGAGTAGGGCGGGGGTGGAAATGTGTCAAACGTAGAGTCTGGTCTGGATATTTCACTGTTTTACTGTGCCAGTACTTTTCCCCGCGAGTGGGCTGGCCTGCGGAAAAGTAACAGCCCGTGTATCGGTCATGTTCTGTTCTTCAAGACTTCTTTCAGGGCCTTCTGATCCTGCTTGTCACCCAGCATCGACGCCCGTTGGTAATAATCGATGGCCAGCGCACGGATTTCCGGTTGAACGGCCGACATCAGCGTCTCACGGCTCACCCGCAGAAAATTGAGGTTGCCGATGCGTAACGCGTTCCGAAACCAGGTGATGGCCTCTTCAATATGTCCTTGCTCGGCCAGAACGGACGCGTGGCTGAACTGGCCGCGGAAATCGCCACCTTCTGCGGAGCGTCGGTACCAGTCCTGCGCCGCGGGCACATTCTGCTCACAGTGCAGGCCTTCCTCCAGGTAACGCCCCAGAAGATTCATCGATTTCGCATGACCCATCTGTGCGGCCTTGCGATAACAGGCGAGCGCCCGCGCTTGATCCTTGTTCACGCCGCGACCGGTCGCCAGCAAGTTCCCGTAGTTGTAAAAGCCCCAATCGAGTTCTGCTTCGGCCGCCTGCCGATAGTACTCGGCCGCCTTGGCGGCGTCGGGTTCACAACCCCAGCCGTGCTCATGGCAACGTCCTGCCATGTTGATCGCCATGGCGTGGCCGCTGCGGGCAGCGATCTGGAACCAGGTCAGAGCCAGCGCGGCGTCCTGCTCAATGCCGGTGCCATCGAGCAGGATCTGCCCGAGCAAGGCTTGCGCGTCGGGCATGTTCTCCTGAGCAGCGATGAGGATCGCACGCGCCGCGCTTGCAGGATTGTCCTGCAGCATCGCGCGCAGCTGTTCGCCATTGAGGACTTCCTGACGTCGCAGATTCCAGCTCATCAATCAGACCTCGACCCACTGGCGCAGCAGGTTGTGATAGGTGCCGGTGAGTTGAATAAGCGACGGATGATCGGGCACGTCGCGGCTCAGTTGCTGAATCGCGGTATCCATCTCGAACAACAGCGTGCGATGGCCGTCGTCGCGCACCAGGCTTTGAGTCCAGAAAAACGAGGCGTAGCGTGCGCCGCGCGTCACGGCATTGACCTTGTGCAGGCTGGTGGCGGGGTAGAGGAGCAGGTCACCCGCAGGCAGCTTGACCTGTCGGGTGCCGAAAGTGTCCTGAATCACCAGCTCGCCGCCATCGTATTCGTCCGGGTCGCTGAAGAACAACGTCGAGGACAGGTCAGTCCGGACGCGCTCGACACCGCCCTTGGCCTGACGCACCGCGTTGTCGATGTGAAAGTCGAAACTGCCGCCGCCGGTGTAACAGTTCACCAAGGGTGGAAACACTTTGTGTGGCAGCGCGGCC
Proteins encoded:
- a CDS encoding alpha-xenorhabdolysin family binary toxin subunit B; protein product: MTIYNIHSEIEFSHPDASILDNSLAQMIKLDATARYAFGVTSFLPGVQTKWEKLHKTASLGRANIRSQTETVIIHLTKSLKQLNKLRGEYPKLTDGEDQDDNLHIRELELSTVVKKYKDYLAQLQKQMSELRGLTLNTEQLIAYTPDLKAEAQGFDDEITAIDTRMATLEIDRKTLTDGMLPLEKTGFTDIAKDALLSAESVNNLGVSPPEAELVKLAIAHMQKVLEGIGRNLNYLEMYKERERVIARIKVEAEARGRVEAKQTEAGHKIVLVDSVLNLYAEYTSVTQELVKVEHSVEQFDRLVSNENAEHDDKETRFVNAAQSLISYLETVR
- a CDS encoding tetratricopeptide repeat protein translates to MSWNLRRQEVLNGEQLRAMLQDNPASAARAILIAAQENMPDAQALLGQILLDGTGIEQDAALALTWFQIAARSGHAMAINMAGRCHEHGWGCEPDAAKAAEYYRQAAEAELDWGFYNYGNLLATGRGVNKDQARALACYRKAAQMGHAKSMNLLGRYLEEGLHCEQNVPAAQDWYRRSAEGGDFRGQFSHASVLAEQGHIEEAITWFRNALRIGNLNFLRVSRETLMSAVQPEIRALAIDYYQRASMLGDKQDQKALKEVLKNRT
- a CDS encoding Fe2+-dependent dioxygenase, whose amino-acid sequence is MLLHIPGLFTREEVQRIREALEQTEWADGKITAGHQSAKAKHNLQLPEGHPLAKEIGTAMLERLWHNPLFMSAALPHKVFPPLVNCYTGGGSFDFHIDNAVRQAKGGVERVRTDLSSTLFFSDPDEYDGGELVIQDTFGTRQVKLPAGDLLLYPATSLHKVNAVTRGARYASFFWTQSLVRDDGHRTLLFEMDTAIQQLSRDVPDHPSLIQLTGTYHNLLRQWVEV
- a CDS encoding alpha-xenorhabdolysin family binary toxin subunit A: MNTSTQPDVIEETITASETLMHASLGTLENSVRPKGLILTKDQIIDLHRYEKKALNLPTEISKVIAYLGYSSETIAGPGLAPADFARCFTVVRNHALRWNPLQQRVKNVSGELKVFAAQMLTYGDSIQSVISDIKSAQTLRQLGIKTLEDLKRVQIEMGDAFPGIEFDADDADAAIDFGHLLDRIITKVADHEARTNQLKDDLASYGDDLSNEVRPAIALQLVAIENSPLKANIVRLQKEIDDLNKEIDEKSAAYKKTVMSSLESAAGLNVVGLGMAIYFGVEAEKIRKERNELKVKRDQKINEMYEMDIILGRLGYIKADLQDLEMLTIEADCATKNLITLWNKLHTYALQSREESERIDDAMRATLFVYHFEQVVAPWKLIAEEADQLLSVFAEADAEMGKDLKKSY